Proteins co-encoded in one Candidatus Dormiibacterota bacterium genomic window:
- a CDS encoding amidohydrolase family protein: MGPDRWHLHAVLLPGGADPVDLWVDGGRLTTAPQDGAETLPGGWALPGLVDAHAHLSIDIAGTGLGRGSPELIDANLRAHLEAGVLLVRDVGAVPGATLPEGGGHGPRLLRAGRFLAPPGRYIPGLYEGVEAAGVVEAGLAEVAAGATWVKVIADFPERFPDGGPAMPNYDLETLTRLVEAVHAAGARVAAHVTGRALADVVAAGVDSIEHGIRMDGDALTALGRRGGAWTPTLATTAEMLGEERFARLVERLIPMLAGAAAAGVTVLAGTDTRPAGSLAAEVALLRHCGLPPVDAIAAASTAARRYLGLPGLEGGAAADLVCYASDPRDDPEVLATPSAVLVRGRRVP, from the coding sequence ATGGGTCCCGACCGCTGGCACCTCCACGCCGTGCTCCTCCCCGGGGGCGCGGATCCGGTCGACCTCTGGGTCGACGGCGGCCGGCTGACCACGGCGCCGCAGGACGGGGCCGAGACCCTGCCCGGCGGCTGGGCGCTGCCCGGGCTGGTCGACGCCCACGCCCACCTCAGCATCGACATCGCCGGAACCGGGCTGGGGCGCGGCTCGCCGGAGCTGATCGACGCCAACCTCCGCGCCCACCTCGAGGCCGGGGTGCTGCTGGTGCGCGACGTCGGCGCCGTGCCCGGGGCCACCCTGCCCGAGGGCGGCGGCCACGGTCCGCGGCTGCTCCGCGCGGGCCGCTTCCTCGCCCCTCCGGGCCGCTACATCCCCGGTCTGTACGAGGGCGTCGAGGCGGCCGGGGTGGTCGAGGCTGGGCTCGCCGAGGTGGCCGCCGGCGCCACCTGGGTCAAGGTGATCGCAGACTTCCCCGAGCGCTTTCCCGACGGCGGCCCGGCGATGCCGAACTACGACCTGGAGACGCTCACCCGGCTCGTCGAGGCGGTGCACGCCGCCGGGGCGCGGGTGGCCGCCCACGTCACCGGGCGGGCGCTCGCCGACGTGGTCGCCGCGGGCGTCGACTCGATCGAGCACGGGATCCGGATGGACGGGGACGCGCTGACCGCCCTCGGCCGCCGCGGCGGCGCCTGGACACCGACGCTCGCCACCACCGCCGAGATGCTCGGCGAGGAGCGGTTCGCACGCCTGGTCGAGCGCCTCATCCCGATGCTGGCGGGCGCCGCGGCGGCGGGGGTGACCGTGCTCGCCGGCACCGACACCCGCCCCGCGGGCTCGCTCGCCGCCGAGGTGGCGCTGCTCCGGCACTGCGGGCTGCCGCCGGTGGACGCCATCGCCGCCGCCTCCACCGCGGCGAGGCGCTACCTCGGCCTGCCCGGCCTGGAGGGCGGCGCCGCTGCCGACCTGGTGTGCTACGCGTCCGATCCGCGCGACGACCCCGAGGTGCTGGCCACGC